A genomic window from Silene latifolia isolate original U9 population chromosome Y, ASM4854445v1, whole genome shotgun sequence includes:
- the LOC141628574 gene encoding uncharacterized protein LOC141628574 — translation MGNISQRNIYCEIFDVWGIDFMGPFPTSSEFIYILLAVDYVSKWVEAIPAKTNDSKVVADFIKSFIFVRFGFTRAIISDRGMHFCNRTVGALLKEYHVTHKVSTAYHPQTNGQAEVSNREVKSIEDLEFEHRAYWAVKSFSTSLVGASESRKLELQELEEIRNDSYENAAIYKEKTRLLHDKMTSRKEFTVGQTVLLFQSRFKLFPGKLRSRWIRPYVVTDVVFHGAIEIRSLATNKVVKVNGQRLKPYYEGFQVETVESLTLYEPIYDD, via the exons ATGGGGAATATATCCCAACGCAATATATATTGTGaaattttcgatgtatggggaatTGATTTCATGGGACCGTTCCCTACCTCTTCTGAATTTATTTATATATTACTTGCTGTTGATTATGTAtcgaagtgggtagaagcaatacCCGCTAAGACTAATGATTCTAAAGTGGTTGCAGATTTTATCAAGTCTTTCATATTTGTTAGGTTTGGATTTACGAGAGCTATAATTAGTGATCGTGGGATGCATTTTTGCAATAGAACAGTTGGTGCTTTACTGAAAGAGTATCATGTTACCCACAAGGTTTCGACGGCCTATCACCCGCAGACTAATGGCCAAGCAGAGGTGTCTAATAGAGAGGTTAAATCTATAGAAGACT TAGAATTCGAGCATCGAGCTTATTGGGCAGTGAAGAGTTTCAGTACAAGCTTGGTAGGAGCAAGTGAGAGTAGAAAATTGGAGTTACAAGAGCTTGAGGAAATACGAAATGACTCATATGAGAACGCGgctatttacaaggaaaagacgagaTTATTGCATGACAAGATGACATCTAGAAAGGAGTTCACTGTTGGTCAAACAGTACTCCTTTTTCAATCTCGTTTTAAGTTATTTCCCGGTAAATTAAGGTCGCGTTGGATTAGACCGTATGTAGTTACGGATGTGGTATTTCATGGAGCTATTGAGATACGTAGTTTGGCTACTAACAAAGTTGTGAAAGTGAATGGTCAACGATTAAAGCCTTACTACGAGGGGTTCCAAGTTGAGACAGTGGAGAGTTTGACTCTCTACGAGCCTATTTATGATGATTAA
- the LOC141628575 gene encoding uncharacterized protein LOC141628575, with product MGDPVPIRDTMAPKHIVNPSIQRPRIQANNFEIKNALLNLVQDNQFGGGPLENPNDHLNDFLENCDMYKSNGVSDDAVPLRLFPRSLRGSAKDWLKNCDPDSFKTWDELASKLQRLCPHHGISEAELVNNFYKGLTQDLRLSLDAGSGKGALDILGHKAAKELIEEMASRTMEWGSDRQSRKGKNKDSNSVLNVEVKGMLDELTQQVALLNLKPKGPDMRQVLSCELCGEQGHTPIGCPLIAPLQEVCYEQANGVWESTSARQGFNNNNNQFGNGKITHPFLSYASQNIQNPTTSSPQQQRFNQNSQFQRQIPPDFQRKQFVTQNQQPFGGFKGQNFNQPQNQNFQTPQKPSWEQAFEQLVIANQKVDSKLDNHIASQSRVNDEIRASQKATETHVAQISQQLSQLAQNPGKFPGNTVNPREMNAVFLRSGRQLEEVEKSPKWKRKRVSSEVMKEHPVEVVEEGENEVEKSTEVKMVDPPKQDEPIPTKAKDSTPPLREYVEPIPFPQRLARPRLEKKYEKFIEILKGMNVTIPFLDMITEIPNYGKFLKELVTMKRKSEGVRSVNLSRECSAILTSKLPCKLEDLGKFFYSLFYPRGEDKESIV from the exons ATGGGTGATCCGGTTCCGATAAGAGACACTATGGCTCCTAAGCACATAGTCAATCCAAGCATTCAAAGGCCACGAATtcaagctaataactttgagATCAAAAATGCCTTGCTCAACCTTGTTCAAGACAACCAATTTGGAGGAGGTCCCTTGGAGAACCCAAATGATCATTTAAATGATTTCCTTGAAAATTGTGATATGTACAAGTCAAATGGGGTTTCCGATGACGCGGTTCCCCTTAGGTTGTTCCCCCGTTCTCTTAGGGGTTCGGCCAAGGATTGGTTGAAGAATTGTGACCCGGATTCCTTCAAGACATGGGATGAGTTGGCTTCG AAGCTCCAACGGTTATGCCCTCACCATGGCATCTCCGAGGCCGAGCTAGTGAACAATTTTTACAAAGGGTTGACTCAAGACCTTAGGCTTTCATTGGATGCGGGATCGGGAAAAGGTGCCTTAGACATTTTGGGGCATAAAGCGGCAAAAGAGCTAATTGAGGAGATGGCTTCAAGGACTATGGAATGGGGAAGTGATAGACAATCAAGAAAAGGCAAGAACAAGGATTCTAATTCGGTTTTGAATGTGGAGGTCAAGGGAATGCTAGATGAGCTCACCCAACAAGTTGCTTTGCTAAATTTAAAACCTAAGGGCCCCGATATGAGGCAAGTCTTGTCTTGTGAGTTGTGTGGTGAACAAGGGCACACTCCCATTGGGTGTCCCTTGATTGCACCCCTCCAAGAGGTGTGCTATGAGCAAGCTAATGGAGTTTGGGAATCCACAAGTGCAAGGCAAGGgttcaataataacaacaaccaatTTGGTAATGGAAAAATAACTCATCCTTTCTTGTCTTATGCTTCACAAAACATTCAAAACCCAACCACTTCCTCACCACAACAACAAAGGTTCAATCAAAACTCTCAATTCCAAAGACAAATACCACCCGATTTCCAACGAAAACAATTTGTCactcaaaaccaacaaccatttGGGGGTTTCAAGGGACAAAATTTCAACCAACCTCAAAACCAAAACTTTCAAACCCCTCAAAAACCTTCTTGGGAGCAAGCCTTTGAGCAATTGGTGATTGCCAACCAAAAAGTCGACTCAAAGCTTGACAACCACATTGCCTCACAAAGCCGGGTTAATGATGAAATAAGAGCATCCCAAAAAGCAACGGAAACTCATGTAGCCCAAATTTCACAACAATTGAGTCAATTGGCTCAAAATCCGGGGAAGTTTCCGGGTAATACGGTTAACCCAAGGGAGATGAATGCGGTATTTTTGAGAAGTGGAAGGCAATTGGAGGAGGTTGAGAAATCTCCTAAGTGGAAGAGGAAAAGGGTGTCTAGTGAAGTAATGAAAGAGCACCCGGTTGAAGTTGTGGAAGAAGGTGAAAATGAGGTGGAGAAGTCAACGGAGGTGAAGATGGTTGACCCTCCAAAGCAAGATGAACCGATTCCAACTAAAGCCAAAGATTCTACTCCACCTCTAAGGGAGTATGTTGAACCAATTCCCTTTCCACAAAGGCTTGCAAGGCCAAGACTTGAGAAGAAATACGAGAAGTTCATTGAAATTTTGAAAGGTATGAATGTCACCATACCATTTCTTGACATGATCACCGAAATCCCTAACTATGGAAAGTTTCTAAAGGAGCTTGTCACTATGAAGAGAAAGAGTGAAGGGGTACGATCCGTTAACCTCTCTAGGGAATGTAGTGCAATCCTCACTAGCAAACTTCCTTGCAAACTTGAAGACCtagggaagtttttctattccttgttctatccaaggggtGAAGATAAAGagagcattgtgtga